In Cryptomeria japonica chromosome 5, Sugi_1.0, whole genome shotgun sequence, the genomic window ACAACTTCTCAGTACCAGCCATATGCTCTGAAAAATTCAGTCATCTTATATGCCCATACCCCAAGAATGGGAAATGACAACACCCTTACACTGCACATATATCAAGATGGGATTCTGAGAAGGCTTCCTCTTCCTTCTGGCATTGATGGTGAATTGGTCAGGTTTTTCTTAAGTGACCAGTGTATATATGCTCTCACTCCCCATTATGTAGATCAGGAATATATGTACAAAATCAACAAGCTTGATTTAGGGGGAGGGATGTTTAAGTGGCAAAGCCTTACACCATTGCCAAATATAGGAGAGCGTATTTCTATTTCAAGTGTAATCAGTGAGGATGGAGACTCTACACATGACTATTTATGGATACAAAGCAATGAGATTGACATAGAAGAAATCATATATTCGAAAACAGGACAGAGAGTTATCTTGGATGACGGAAATGATTGGTCTACCTGGAAGCTGCATACAACAACACGAGATGGCCAATGCAAGTACATTCCTCCTCATCTCACTCCTGCTCAGCCTGTAGAAAATTCTGGAAACCATCCACCCCAATACCTTGACATATCTAGCATAGATAGGTTGAGACCGAGGCATCTCTACAAGCTCTTTACTGCCTATGAATATTCACTGAAGCTCAAAGATCTGGATATCATCAAGCCTACAGTTGAGCCTGAATTTCTCTTGGTATTTAAAGATGACCATTCTGAGTGTGGCATAAGAGGAGTCCATTGTATTCGCAACAAGGTCAAAACTGATGGAAATATTAAATTTCTCTTATACAAAAAAGACCTTCAAAACGCAGAGAGACTTGAGGGCAAAGAACTTGCTGAAGTCTTCAAATCCTGGAGAAACTTTCTCTCAAACTGGAGACTTTCCCTTCCAGAGCATATAAGTGCTGTGAAATTCACAGCAGATTTATCACACAGGATGGATGGATGGCAGAGGCAGTTGAGCTTGCCTTCAAGCAATAAAAATGGGTTCATATTGAATAAGCAGTCTACCATAAAATTGGCACAACAAGGCACCATATACATCTATGCCTACATTGCAACAATATGCACAAATATGTATTTACAGGGAGGACCCAATATCAATATCTTAACATCATAGTTCCTAGATCGAACAAACTCTTTTAATTTTTGACTGTGATTTTAATTTATCATACTAATTTTCAAACTAAATCTCAATATTACTTAAATTTGATCCTAAATATGCTATTTGATCCTAAATATGCTGTCAAAGGGATTTCTATGTcatattctgatgatggatcatggagtttaACCCAAAATATTTATGTTTTTCAGAGTTTTCTAATAGTTTTCTCCAGAAACCTTTTCTAATAGTTTGGACTGCAGAAGCCCAAAATCTCATAAACCATTTCATTCTTATAAATTTGAAAATAGGTCAAATTTTTTTGTCATAAACATCTTAAGATGCTTAAAATGCTCTAATGTTGTTTATTGTTAGGGTCTACGTTTTTTTGTTAGTTTGGAAATATCCTGTTTACACTTATAATATCTCCAACACAAATTTGTTTTTGATTAGTAGAACATCAAGATTAACGTTCTGGTAACATTCAGAAGAATACTATTTACCTTATAAACAATAAAATAAGTTTCCCCAGCTAGAGTACAAATCTCAATAATTTACGGTTCAAAACATATGTCAACTATATTCATGTTATATATTGTATGGTGCTTCAAGATTTGAATTGTTGTTGGGGGAGGATTTAATTGATGCCATAACTCATAAGACACTTTTGATGGGAAACTATGACTAGATAAGTTGAAAAAGTATATGCAACATGTTTCCAACATCTCATCTTTGCCCCTCAGGCATCTATACTTCACACAAACAATTCATGCTGCATAACTCCTGCATATATGAATCGTTCTTACCCACGCATTTTCTTCGGTCATGGGAAAAGTAGTTACTATGAAAAGAAGAAAAGGACATGTGATAGATCTTGTACTTTTGAAGTTATCTTAAAGAATAATCGGCCAACGATCATATGTGAAACTGAGGAGGGCATTTCAAGGCTTGAGGCAGCCTGACAGAGTTGGTTCTCCAACAGCAAACAAATGTTGGCCAAATTGAAGAAGAGCTAGAAGGACTTTGATAGTTTTTGCAtagtcatcttcaatcatttttcaCATGCGATGTCATAACCTCTAGTTTTGACAAGGGTATGATATCCAAGGGAACTCTTGCTCAGACACTATGTATACTTCATATACATCACCCTTGTCTGTGAGCTATTTGTTCCCTTATGCAAAAATATGTCGTTGCATAACTCTTTTCAAACTTAACATATAAGATATCCATGGCAATGTAATGGTCTTTCTTTCACTAATGAGAACCATTCCCTACTGTCATGTATTATAGTCAGAATGGAGTAGTGCTAGAAGATACGAGGTTTTTTCTAGGGCAAGGAAGTTATTTTCAGTTTTGGATTTAGGACAGCAAAGTCCATGTAGcagttatcttttttttttttttttttttgatcggtaattggccgaagcctgaatagcttttgactggagctatgaaccagtggggacacagtagggggccccatccccattacatatctttgaattattattattatgcttgattagattgacccgaagaccttccccatcctatggaaggccaagagtcacaacttagaattacacttcagatgtccctattgggaattgaacttgggtttccacagtgagaacccagtgttttaaccagttaagctcaaccccttggacccaTGTAGCAGTTATCTTGGTAGCTACTATTAAAATAAATGTATCCTATCATTCATTCCATTTCAGTCTTGAGATTTGTCATGTTTGTCACAAAGGATAGGTATCCAAGGGAACTTAGCTTGGAGGTGAATCTGAAGGAGGACGTATTCTTACAGCAtatttggtatctcttttgattgCATCGAAGATGCTATTTTATATTGTGATATGATGATCTTTCGTTTAATTATATTGTTGTCAAAGGTGTCATAAGTTTTAAAATCTTATGTATAGTTCTAATAATCACACTGAACATAAAATTTACTTTTGAAACATGCTTTCCCCAAGGTTTTGGGTGCATGAAAGGATATACCGAGGCCATTAAATAGACAAACAATATTGAATTTGCAAGTGCCTTTATATTGATGGCTGCATTCCACTCCAATGATGTAGAATATTGAATATGAGTTGTTATGCTCATTTTGACATCTATTGGGTGGATTTCTTATGGATTTATTTTTTCTGGTTAAATTG contains:
- the LOC131079555 gene encoding uncharacterized protein LOC131079555, producing the protein MEESTSSGSSKKKQKKERDKTTQRQISQGPELQSTDITTGNFDLIPEFPNEVTLGPLMASMRWYMKPLLMTLSRAWAEALRNSQYTTSQYQPYALKNSVILYAHTPRMGNDNTLTLHIYQDGILRRLPLPSGIDGELVRFFLSDQCIYALTPHYVDQEYMYKINKLDLGGGMFKWQSLTPLPNIGERISISSVISEDGDSTHDYLWIQSNEIDIEEIIYSKTGQRVILDDGNDWSTWKLHTTTRDGQCKYIPPHLTPAQPVENSGNHPPQYLDISSIDRLRPRHLYKLFTAYEYSLKLKDLDIIKPTVEPEFLLVFKDDHSECGIRGVHCIRNKVKTDGNIKFLLYKKDLQNAERLEGKELAEVFKSWRNFLSNWRLSLPEHISAVKFTADLSHRMDGWQRQLSLPSSNKNGFILNKQSTIKLAQQGTIYIYAYIATICTNMYLQGGPNINILTS